A genomic window from Pagrus major chromosome 23, Pma_NU_1.0 includes:
- the cmc4 gene encoding cx9C motif-containing protein 4, which translates to MPKQQKDPCQKQACAIQMCLQANKYVESMCEDVIRDMRRCCETAAGNSVCCSGFKDSKPREDSKSNT; encoded by the exons ATGCCAAAGCAACAGAAAGACCCGTGTCAAAAACAAGCATGTGCAATTCAGATGTGTTTACAAG CTAACAAATACGTGGAGAGCATGTGTGAGGATGTGATCAGGGACATGCGGCGGTGCTGCGAGACAGCCGCCGGGAACTCCGTCTGCTGCTCCGGATTCAAGGACTCAAAGCCCAGGGAGGATAGCAAAAGTAACACATAG